CTGCTGATGGTGTCGGGCTACGACCGCTACTTCCAGATCGCGCGCTGCCTGCGCGACGAGGACCTGCGCGCCGACCGCCAGCCGGAATTCACGCAGATCGACGCGGAGATGTCGTTCGTCAGTGAGGATGACGTCTTCGCGGTGGCCGAGCGGATGATCGCGGCGCTCTGGCGCGAGATACTGGACGTGGATCTGCCGCTGCCGTTCCCGCGGCTGACGTATGCCGCGTCACTCGAGCGCTACGGCACGGACAAGCCGGACCTGCGCTTCGGCATGCCCTTCATCGACGTTACCGATGCGCTGAGTGGCTCGGACTTCCGCGTGGTACAGGACGCGATCGAATCCGGCGCCCGTGTCAGGGGTATCGTCGTCGACGGCGGGGCCGTGCTGTCGCGGAAGGATCTGGACGAGCTGACCGTCGTGGCGCGCGCGGCGGGCGCGGGCGGCGCCCTCTACCTGAAGCGCACGGCCGACGGCGTCAGCGGGCCGCTCGCAAAGGCGCTCGATGACCAGCGCCGGGCCGCGTTCGACGGCGTCACCGGCATGGGCGAGGGTGATCTCTTCGTTGCGGTGGTCGGCCATTTCCGTTCTGCCGTACCGGGCGCGGGCGACCGCAATCGGGCGCTTGGCGGCGCGGAAGCCGCGCTCGACGCGCTCCGGCGACACATTGCCGATCGCCGCGGCCTGCGCGATCCGGGAGCGCACGCCTGGGTCTGGATCACTGACTTCCCGCTCTTCGAGTGGGACGCGGACAACGAGCGGCTCGCCGCGGCGCATCATCCGTTCACGGCCCCGCATGCCAATGACGTGCAGAGCGTGCTCGATGCCGTGGCTGCCGGCCCGCCGTCCGGCGATGCCGCGTGGGACCTCTATGCGCGCGGACTCGCCTCGCGTGCCTATGACGCAGTCTACAATGGTAACGAGCTTGCGAGCGGCTCGATCCGTATTCACGATGGCGCGTTGCAGCGTGCGATGTTCAGCGCGCTCGGCATCACTGCGGAGGAGGCCGACCGTCGCTTCGGCTTCCTGCTCGAAGCGTTCCGCTATGGCGTGCCGCCGCATGGCGGCTTCGCGTTCGGCTTCGACCGCCTGGTCATGCTGCTGATCGGCGCGCAGAGCCTGCGCGATGTCATTGCATTTCCCAAGACCACCGCCGCGCGTGCCCTGTTCGAGGGCGCGCCGTCGCCGGTCGATGTCGATGAGCTGGCTGAGCTGCACATCCGAACGATGGCCATGGAAGGAGCACAGGTCACTGGTGGATAGCACGACTGTCGAACACCGCCTCGCCGCGGAGGGCGCCGATTACCTCCTGCTCGGCGGCGTCAATGATTCCAATCTCCAGGAGCTCGCGAAGCTCTCCGGCTGCCGCGTCATACTGCGCGGTGACGACCTCATCCTGTCCGGTGACGTGGGCGACGTCGAGCGCGCCCTGCCCGTTGCCGAGCACATGATCCAGCAGGCGCGCATCGGGCAGCCGTTCGATGCGGACGAGATCCGCCGCAGCTTCGCGACCGAGACACAGCGCCCGCGCGGCGCACGCCCCGCAAAGCGCAACGGCGTGGTGCGCGAGGACGAG
This genomic window from Longimicrobiales bacterium contains:
- the aspS gene encoding aspartate--tRNA ligase, which gives rise to MTTNRATAYRTLTAGSLRGTHAGQRVRLAGWVHRRRDLGGLIFIDLRDRDGRVQLSFGPDWTPPAVMESARRLGVEWVIGIEGEVVQRPGTNANPDMATGEVEVHVTGLDVLAESATPPIQVAYGATDELAAEELRLRYRYLDLRRAELQQALGARHRAFQVVRRFLTDEGFWEIDTPMLTRRTPEGARDYLVPSRVHPGEFYALPQSPQIYKQLLMVSGYDRYFQIARCLRDEDLRADRQPEFTQIDAEMSFVSEDDVFAVAERMIAALWREILDVDLPLPFPRLTYAASLERYGTDKPDLRFGMPFIDVTDALSGSDFRVVQDAIESGARVRGIVVDGGAVLSRKDLDELTVVARAAGAGGALYLKRTADGVSGPLAKALDDQRRAAFDGVTGMGEGDLFVAVVGHFRSAVPGAGDRNRALGGAEAALDALRRHIADRRGLRDPGAHAWVWITDFPLFEWDADNERLAAAHHPFTAPHANDVQSVLDAVAAGPPSGDAAWDLYARGLASRAYDAVYNGNELASGSIRIHDGALQRAMFSALGITAEEADRRFGFLLEAFRYGVPPHGGFAFGFDRLVMLLIGAQSLRDVIAFPKTTAARALFEGAPSPVDVDELAELHIRTMAMEGAQVTGG